From the uncultured Trichococcus sp. genome, one window contains:
- a CDS encoding glycosyltransferase family 4 protein has product MNILYVSTISGTINLFLVPHITRLMDQGHTVSIACRVDDPIHPELSARGVKVYPIAFQRSPFDKRNLQAYRELNRVLDEEDRFDWVHTHTPVASALVRLACRDRQDVKVLYTAHGFHFFKGAARENWLTYYPVEKALSHYTDVLITMNSEDYACAADEFSAGCIVNVHGVGVDLSRFMLQTESEKEHLRREYGFRPDDFILVYAAALNNRKHQTVLIEAMAELTKVVPKAKLLLIGKGPNEVGYRALINLLKLENHVHLMGYRKDVPQLMQLADVAVSSSNQEGLPVNVMEAMAIGLPLVVSACRGNRDLVEDGRNGFLIREDDPAMYAEKLATLYFDEKLRESMKQESAAMIQDYAVENVLREMDGIYADLLRRG; this is encoded by the coding sequence TTGAACATTCTCTACGTATCGACGATATCCGGGACCATTAATCTCTTCCTCGTGCCGCACATCACGCGCTTGATGGATCAGGGGCACACGGTCTCCATCGCCTGCAGGGTGGACGACCCGATCCACCCGGAACTGTCGGCGAGAGGCGTGAAGGTCTATCCGATCGCATTCCAGCGTTCCCCGTTCGACAAGCGCAATCTGCAGGCTTACCGGGAACTGAATCGTGTTCTCGACGAAGAAGACAGGTTCGACTGGGTCCACACGCACACGCCGGTGGCATCGGCGTTGGTGCGGCTGGCCTGTCGGGACAGGCAGGATGTGAAAGTCCTGTACACTGCTCACGGATTTCATTTTTTCAAAGGGGCGGCCCGGGAAAATTGGTTGACTTATTATCCTGTCGAAAAGGCCTTGTCGCATTACACTGACGTTCTGATTACGATGAACAGCGAGGATTATGCTTGCGCAGCCGACGAATTTTCAGCAGGCTGTATCGTCAACGTGCATGGGGTGGGCGTCGATCTGAGCCGGTTCATGCTCCAGACGGAAAGCGAAAAGGAGCATCTGCGCCGGGAATATGGCTTCAGGCCGGATGATTTCATCCTGGTTTATGCGGCGGCGCTGAACAACCGCAAGCACCAAACAGTCCTGATCGAGGCGATGGCGGAACTGACTAAAGTGGTCCCGAAAGCCAAACTGCTTCTGATCGGGAAGGGACCGAACGAAGTAGGTTACCGAGCCTTGATCAACTTGTTGAAGCTGGAAAATCATGTCCACTTGATGGGCTACCGCAAGGACGTGCCGCAGCTGATGCAGTTGGCGGATGTCGCGGTTTCCTCATCGAACCAGGAAGGTCTGCCTGTGAATGTGATGGAAGCGATGGCGATCGGGCTGCCGCTTGTCGTCAGCGCTTGCCGCGGCAACCGCGATCTGGTCGAAGACGGCCGCAACGGTTTCCTGATCAGGGAGGATGATCCAGCTATGTACGCAGAAAAGCTCGCAACGCTTTATTTTGATGAAAAGTTGCGCGAAAGCATGAAACAGGAAAGCGCGGCAATGATCCAGGACTACGCGGTCGAAAACGTGCTGCGGGAAATGGACGGCATCTATGCGGACCTGCTTCGCCGGGGATGA
- a CDS encoding glycosyltransferase family 2 protein yields MPRVSVIMGVHNSGAKVERAIASILDQSFTDFEFIICDDGSTDDTGLRLESLAEDDPRIKLLRHKYNRGLAPTLNACLREATGEYIARMDDDDWSHPDRFEKQVAFLDAHPEYAIVGTSRNVFDKGGIWGTRVSSGEPSKLQIFRGRTFLHPSVMLRRSALLEVGGYTTGKLTERTEDFDLWCKLYSKGYVGYNLPDILIDYYEARDSYKKRKYRYRLNEFRLKRKWAKALEIPLHRQLHALRPLIVGLFPAAWVRKYHERKYRKPSE; encoded by the coding sequence ATGCCAAGGGTATCGGTCATCATGGGCGTCCACAACAGCGGCGCCAAAGTGGAGCGGGCGATCGCATCGATTCTGGATCAAAGCTTCACTGATTTCGAGTTCATCATCTGCGACGACGGCTCCACTGATGATACCGGATTGCGGTTGGAGTCATTGGCTGAGGACGATCCGCGCATCAAGCTGCTGCGCCACAAATACAACCGCGGTCTGGCGCCGACGCTGAATGCTTGTCTGCGGGAGGCGACCGGCGAATACATCGCCCGGATGGATGACGATGACTGGTCGCATCCGGACCGCTTCGAAAAGCAGGTCGCTTTTCTGGATGCGCATCCGGAATACGCCATCGTCGGCACGAGCCGGAACGTCTTCGATAAAGGGGGCATCTGGGGTACTCGCGTCAGTTCCGGCGAACCGTCAAAGCTGCAGATTTTCCGCGGGCGCACGTTTTTGCATCCATCCGTCATGCTGCGCCGGTCGGCCTTGCTGGAGGTCGGCGGCTACACGACAGGAAAATTGACGGAACGCACCGAAGATTTCGATCTGTGGTGCAAACTCTACAGCAAAGGCTATGTCGGCTACAATCTGCCGGATATCCTGATCGATTACTATGAAGCGCGGGACTCCTACAAGAAGCGTAAATACCGATACCGCCTGAACGAATTCCGTCTGAAACGGAAATGGGCGAAGGCGCTGGAGATTCCGCTGCATCGGCAGTTACATGCATTGCGCCCGCTCATCGTCGGGTTGTTCCCGGCTGCATGGGTCCGCAAATATCATGAACGGAAATACCGCAAACCTTCAGAGTGA